One Mobula birostris isolate sMobBir1 chromosome 4, sMobBir1.hap1, whole genome shotgun sequence DNA window includes the following coding sequences:
- the spry1 gene encoding protein sprouty homolog 1, whose product MEGHIQHGGGGSLAVIQQPSLDSRQRLEYERELQHTAILSLDQIKVIRTSNEYTEGPATAKKAGSISSSRGTQRHDKHERTHEVIPINVNNNYEHRSSHHSHVGHHSSTRMPALSRSTSTGSAASSGSNSSASSEQGLLGRSPPTRITSSHNRPDRTIRMQPKSSASTTDELKCLGKEDLAKHRFICEECGKCKCRECTAPKTLPSCLACNKQCLCSVESTVEYGTCMCLVKGVFYHCSNDDEDSCADNPCSCTHSHCCSRFLFMGLMSLFMPCLLCYLPAKGCIKLCQGCYDRLNRPGCRCKNSNTVYCKLKSCPTQGEDKPS is encoded by the coding sequence ATGGAGGGCCATATTCAGCATGGCGGTGGTGGTTCGTTGGCTGTGATCCAGCAACCCTCTCTTGACAGCAGGCAGAGACTTGAGTACGAACGGGAACTGCAGCACACCGCCATTTTGTCCCTTGACCAGATTAAAGTAATCAGGACAAGCAACGAGTATACAGAAGGCCCAGCCACTGCAAAGAAAGCTGGTAGCATTAGTAGTAGCAGAGGCACCCAGCGGCATGACAAACATGAAAGGACTCACGAAGTGATACCGATCAATGTGAATAATAACTACGAACATCGGTCCTCTCACCACTCTCATGTTGGCCACCATTCCTCAACCAGGATGCCTGCTTTAAGCAGGTCCACCAGCACGGGTAGTGCAGCTAGTTCAGGGAGTAACAGCAGTGCATCATCAGAACAAGGACTTCTGGGACGATCCCCGCCAACACGGATCACGTCCAGCCACAACAGACCGGACCGGACAATTAGAATGCAGCCCAAGTCATCTGCCAGTACAACGGATGAGTTGAAATGCTTAGGAAAGGAGGATTTGGCAAAACATAGGTTTATATGTGAGGAATGTGGGAAATGCAAGTGCAGAGAATGCACAGCACCAAAGACCCTGCCTTCATGTTTGGCTTGTAACAAACAGTGCCTGTGTTCAGTAGAGAGTACAGTAGAGTATGGAACATGTATGTGCTTGGTAAAGGGAGTCTTCTATCACTGCTCCAATGACGATGAGGACTCCTGTGCAGATAATCCTTGCTCTTGCACCCATTCACACTGCTGCTCCAGGTTCTTGTTTATGGGTTTAATGTCCTTATTTATGCCCTGTTTACTCTGCTACCTTCCAGCCAAAGGTTGCATCAAACTTTGCCAGGGATGCTATGATCGTTTAAACAGGCCTGGATGTCGTTGCAAGAATTCAAATACTGTGTATTGTAAACTTAAAAGCTGTCCCACTCAAGGGGAGGATAAACCTTCTTGA